In Hyphomicrobiaceae bacterium, the following are encoded in one genomic region:
- the cysG gene encoding siroheme synthase CysG produces the protein MTPEKPADTAQPRVPRPTRAARMDALAVLPVFFKLADRRAVLAGGSDAAAWKAELLSAAGADVDVYASEMSREMREVAGSPPGGTICLIERDWQTDDLSGAAIAVGAISDQQEGQAFANAARLRGVPVNVVDRPELCQFQFGSIVNRSPLVVAISTDGAAPVFGQAIRSRLEAWLPSGFKRWAEAAKVWRREGDRLGATISERRRFWELFTQTALARADTPPNTQDLEDLISQASRERVDNPSGGFVSLVGAGPGDPELLTLRAVRALRSADVILYDDLVSVPVLEFARREARRILVGKTGYGPACKQTEINALMVELAQGGNRVARLKSGDPLIFGRAGEEIGVLREAGVAFEVIPGISAVQAAAANLKVSLTHRDHAKRVQLVTGHSREGKLPDTLDWQALADPRATTAVYMAQRTLAEMCAKLIAAGLPTSTPAIATFNLTRADARNIAGDIGSLPGQLESAGIAGPCLVLIGQVLGPEGDEAGEPVQETLVNPEKT, from the coding sequence ATGACACCTGAGAAGCCAGCTGATACAGCGCAGCCGCGCGTGCCGCGCCCGACACGGGCGGCACGCATGGATGCGCTCGCCGTGCTTCCGGTATTCTTCAAGCTTGCAGACCGCCGCGCGGTGTTGGCGGGTGGGAGCGATGCTGCGGCGTGGAAAGCGGAGTTGCTGTCGGCGGCGGGCGCCGATGTCGATGTCTACGCCTCTGAAATGTCGCGCGAGATGCGAGAGGTTGCCGGTTCGCCACCCGGTGGGACCATTTGCTTGATCGAGCGGGACTGGCAGACGGATGATCTTTCAGGTGCCGCAATTGCTGTTGGGGCAATTTCCGATCAGCAGGAAGGTCAGGCGTTTGCCAACGCCGCGCGCCTGCGTGGCGTGCCTGTCAATGTCGTGGATCGTCCGGAGCTATGTCAGTTTCAATTCGGCTCCATCGTCAACCGCTCTCCCCTGGTTGTCGCCATTTCCACCGATGGGGCTGCGCCGGTGTTCGGCCAAGCGATCCGTTCGCGGTTGGAAGCGTGGTTGCCTTCCGGGTTCAAGCGCTGGGCCGAGGCTGCGAAAGTCTGGCGGCGGGAGGGCGACCGGTTGGGCGCGACGATCTCCGAACGTCGGCGCTTTTGGGAACTCTTCACGCAGACCGCGTTGGCGCGCGCGGATACGCCGCCCAACACGCAGGATCTGGAAGATCTCATCTCTCAGGCGTCACGCGAGCGCGTAGACAATCCAAGCGGCGGCTTTGTGTCGCTCGTTGGCGCAGGACCCGGCGATCCGGAGCTTTTGACACTTCGCGCAGTTCGCGCCTTGCGCAGCGCTGACGTCATTCTCTACGACGATCTCGTGAGCGTGCCGGTGCTGGAATTTGCCCGCCGTGAAGCGCGCCGCATTCTTGTCGGCAAGACCGGCTACGGACCTGCTTGCAAGCAAACCGAGATCAATGCGCTGATGGTCGAACTCGCCCAGGGGGGCAATCGCGTTGCACGACTGAAGTCGGGCGATCCGCTGATCTTCGGCAGAGCCGGTGAAGAGATTGGCGTCTTGCGCGAGGCGGGCGTTGCGTTCGAGGTGATCCCCGGCATTTCTGCCGTGCAGGCGGCTGCCGCAAACCTCAAGGTTTCGCTCACCCATCGCGATCATGCGAAGCGGGTGCAACTCGTTACCGGTCATTCGCGCGAAGGCAAGTTGCCCGATACGCTCGATTGGCAGGCGCTCGCAGATCCGCGGGCGACAACCGCCGTTTACATGGCGCAGCGTACGTTGGCGGAGATGTGTGCAAAGCTGATTGCTGCAGGACTTCCCACCAGTACGCCGGCCATCGCGACGTTTAACCTGACGCGCGCCGACGCGCGCAACATCGCTGGCGATATCGGCAGCTTGCCGGGGCAATTAGAGAGTGCCGGCATCGCAGGGCCGTGTCTGGTGCTGATTGGCCAGGTCCTTGGCCCGGAGGGCGACGAGGCCGGAGAGCCAGTCCAGGAAACTTTGGTTAATCCCGAAAAGACGTAA